One Luteolibacter rhizosphaerae DNA segment encodes these proteins:
- the pyrE gene encoding orotate phosphoribosyltransferase, translating to MSDTAAALKAILLEKSVRTGTFTLASGAQSDLYIDCRVTALDPFGANLIGRLGWAAVREKIQAEGLKIDSIGGMTLGADPISLAVGMASATQHPEEALQVFTVRKEPKGHGRGKQIEGNFASGQTVIVVDDVITTGGSTLKAIDVIEREGGKVAFALVLVDREEGGRQAIEARGIPVLALYSRSTLL from the coding sequence ATGTCCGATACCGCCGCCGCGCTCAAAGCCATCCTCCTCGAGAAGTCCGTCCGCACCGGCACCTTCACCCTCGCCTCCGGCGCGCAGAGCGATCTCTACATCGATTGCCGCGTCACCGCCCTCGATCCCTTCGGCGCGAATCTGATCGGCCGGCTCGGCTGGGCGGCTGTCCGTGAAAAAATCCAGGCGGAAGGCCTCAAGATCGACTCCATCGGCGGCATGACCCTCGGGGCCGACCCCATCTCGCTTGCCGTCGGGATGGCCAGCGCCACGCAGCATCCGGAGGAAGCCCTGCAGGTCTTCACCGTGCGCAAGGAGCCGAAGGGCCACGGCCGCGGCAAGCAGATCGAGGGCAACTTCGCCTCCGGCCAGACCGTCATCGTCGTCGATGACGTCATCACCACCGGCGGTTCCACGCTCAAAGCCATCGACGTCATCGAGCGCGAGGGCGGTAAGGTCGCTTTCGCCCTCGTCCTCGTCGATCGCGAGGAAGGCGGCAGGCAAGCCATCGAGGCACGCGGTATCCCCGTCCTCGCTCTCTACTCCCGCAGCACCCTGTTGTGA
- a CDS encoding 3-keto-disaccharide hydrolase, with protein sequence MKSLLLTALLLPVSLHAGETKLFNGKDLSGWEGNTKLWSVRDGAITGKTSDSGETKIAHNTFLVWKDGTVGDFELTFKYRIEKGNSGVQYRSKKLEDGAAGPIVSGYQADFEAGTTYSGILYEERGRGILAERGQKTEIGADSKPKATGTVGDSKEIQAAIKHEDWNDYKIVAKGNHVQHFINGKQTVDVTDKDEAHAPKEGILALQIHAGPAMVVQFKDFVLKTD encoded by the coding sequence ATGAAATCCCTTCTCCTTACCGCCTTGCTCCTTCCTGTCTCCCTTCACGCCGGAGAGACAAAACTCTTCAATGGCAAGGACCTCAGCGGCTGGGAGGGGAATACCAAGCTCTGGTCGGTCCGGGACGGCGCCATCACTGGCAAGACCAGCGACTCGGGCGAAACCAAGATCGCCCACAATACCTTCCTCGTCTGGAAAGACGGCACTGTCGGCGATTTCGAGCTCACCTTCAAATACCGCATCGAGAAGGGGAACAGCGGCGTCCAGTACCGCTCGAAGAAGCTCGAGGACGGTGCCGCCGGCCCCATTGTCTCCGGCTATCAGGCGGATTTCGAGGCCGGCACCACCTACAGCGGCATCCTCTATGAGGAGCGCGGCCGCGGTATCCTCGCCGAGCGCGGGCAAAAGACCGAGATTGGAGCCGACTCCAAACCCAAGGCCACCGGCACCGTCGGCGATTCCAAGGAGATCCAGGCCGCCATCAAGCATGAGGACTGGAACGACTACAAGATTGTCGCCAAGGGCAACCACGTGCAGCACTTCATCAACGGCAAGCAGACCGTCGACGTCACCGACAAGGACGAGGCCCACGCGCCGAAGGAAGGCATCCTCGCCCTCCAGATCCACGCCGGCCCCGCCATGGTCGTCCAGTTCAAGGACTTCGTCCTGAAGACCGACTGA
- a CDS encoding sugar phosphate isomerase/epimerase family protein, translating into MTRRLLLCALFVLSALPLRALDTTLLQPDNLMAWCIVPFDAKKRGPEERALMLKRLGIHKLAYDWREEHIASFDAEVEAMQRHGIEITAWWMPGSLDPTCRKIIEVMRRHEIHPQWWVLIPEPLLGNTDQTAKVKAAADQLRPLALEAQALGCKLALYNHGGWFGEPDNQLAIIRALDLPHVGMVYNFHHGHHHIADFPRLFDLMKPHLFALNLNGMLADAEARGMKIHPIGHGDQEATMIRHVLRSGWKGPVGILNHIDTADAEATLRVNLQGLDRLAKELRSQP; encoded by the coding sequence ATGACCCGGAGGCTTCTCTTGTGTGCCCTCTTCGTGCTGTCCGCTCTTCCTCTCCGCGCTCTCGACACCACCTTGCTCCAGCCGGACAATCTCATGGCCTGGTGCATCGTCCCTTTCGATGCAAAGAAGCGCGGCCCGGAGGAACGCGCCCTGATGTTGAAGCGCCTCGGTATCCACAAGCTCGCCTACGATTGGCGCGAGGAGCACATCGCCAGCTTTGATGCCGAGGTGGAGGCGATGCAGCGTCACGGCATCGAGATTACTGCATGGTGGATGCCCGGATCGCTAGATCCTACCTGCCGCAAGATCATCGAAGTCATGCGTCGTCATGAGATTCACCCTCAATGGTGGGTCCTGATCCCTGAACCTCTCCTTGGTAACACCGATCAAACGGCCAAGGTCAAAGCCGCGGCGGATCAGCTCCGCCCGCTCGCCTTGGAAGCGCAAGCCCTCGGCTGCAAGCTCGCGCTTTACAACCACGGCGGCTGGTTCGGCGAGCCTGACAACCAGCTTGCTATCATCCGAGCCCTCGACCTGCCGCATGTCGGCATGGTCTACAATTTCCACCATGGCCACCATCACATCGCGGACTTCCCCCGGCTCTTCGATCTCATGAAGCCGCATCTCTTCGCCCTCAATCTGAACGGCATGCTCGCTGATGCTGAAGCACGCGGCATGAAGATCCACCCCATCGGCCATGGCGACCAAGAAGCCACCATGATCCGACATGTCCTCCGAAGCGGTTGGAAAGGCCCCGTCGGAATTCTGAACCACATCGACACCGCCGATGCGGAAGCAACGCTGCGCGTCAATCTTCAAGGCCTCGATCGCCTGGCGAAGGAACTCAGGTCCCAACCCTGA
- a CDS encoding substrate-binding domain-containing protein: MKRTRFLLCSLAVCAVPFLGACKKSGESAGGGEKLTIAFLPKSKGNQYFVTCHKGAEKAAEEIGAELLFDGPTNSDPAKQNEIVENWISLGVDVIVAACENKEGLSTALRKAQADGIKVITYDADALPDARTFFVNQATEQGIGDALLDNAASLVGNQGEFAIITANLTAANQNAWIAAIKARQAEKYPDMKLVDIKPCDDLKDKAQQETTNLLSAYPNLKAVISVCSPGVPGAAEAVKQAGKTGTVKVVGLGLPSENKAYVKEGVTQSVVLWKVEDLGYLAIKAGAALADGSLKKGDTEFNAGKLGTLKVEGDNILLGTPFSFTKENIDQFDF; this comes from the coding sequence GTGAAACGCACCCGCTTTCTTCTCTGCTCGCTCGCTGTCTGTGCCGTGCCCTTCTTGGGTGCTTGCAAGAAGTCCGGTGAATCCGCCGGTGGCGGCGAGAAACTGACGATCGCCTTCCTGCCGAAGAGCAAGGGCAACCAGTACTTCGTGACCTGCCACAAGGGTGCGGAGAAGGCAGCGGAGGAGATCGGCGCGGAGCTGCTCTTCGACGGGCCAACGAACTCGGATCCGGCGAAGCAGAACGAGATCGTGGAGAACTGGATCTCTCTGGGCGTGGATGTGATCGTGGCGGCTTGCGAGAACAAAGAGGGACTCTCGACGGCGCTGCGCAAGGCACAGGCGGACGGGATCAAGGTGATCACCTACGATGCGGACGCACTGCCGGATGCGCGGACTTTCTTCGTGAACCAGGCGACCGAGCAGGGCATCGGCGATGCGCTGTTGGATAACGCGGCATCGCTGGTGGGGAACCAAGGCGAGTTCGCGATCATCACGGCGAATCTCACGGCCGCGAACCAGAATGCGTGGATCGCAGCGATCAAGGCGCGCCAAGCCGAGAAGTATCCGGACATGAAGTTGGTGGACATCAAGCCCTGCGACGACCTGAAGGACAAGGCGCAGCAGGAGACCACCAACCTGCTGAGTGCCTACCCGAACCTGAAGGCCGTGATCTCCGTGTGCTCCCCGGGCGTGCCCGGAGCGGCGGAAGCGGTGAAGCAGGCGGGCAAGACCGGCACCGTGAAGGTCGTGGGTCTGGGTCTGCCGAGCGAGAACAAGGCCTACGTGAAGGAGGGTGTGACCCAATCGGTAGTCCTGTGGAAAGTCGAGGATCTCGGCTATCTCGCGATCAAGGCGGGTGCCGCGCTGGCGGATGGATCGCTGAAGAAAGGCGATACGGAGTTCAATGCGGGCAAGCTGGGAACGCTTAAGGTGGAAGGAGACAACATCCTCTTGGGCACCCCGTTCTCCTTCACGAAGGAGAACATCGATCAGTTCGATTTCTGA
- a CDS encoding ABC transporter permease: MPDAKPFSIKALLARHEVVLLLVIAIEVVIFSMLGRKFTDGSNVANIFRHSTEIGLLALAMTPVILTGGIDLSVGSMMGLCAVCFGMLVKDAALSPVVAGAISILIGAMGGGVNAFLIARLKLPPLIVTLGTFSLFRGLAEALTKGSRSYSGFPDSFLALGNSSVAGLPAQVWIFLLVAVGIYLLVHHTSFGRSFRAIGYSPEGSRYAGLPVGRNVSLAYVLAGAIAGLAAVIFVARLGEARANAGIGYELLAITAVVLGGTSIFGGSGSVIGTLLGYVVIAVLQNGLKRITSIEIFDRPISNISAELSGMLTGLLLIVALAVNPLARILATRRSRRQAILKP, translated from the coding sequence ATGCCGGACGCGAAACCCTTTTCGATTAAAGCGCTACTGGCCCGCCACGAGGTGGTGCTGCTGCTGGTGATCGCCATCGAGGTGGTGATCTTCAGCATGCTGGGGCGGAAGTTCACGGATGGCTCCAACGTGGCGAACATCTTCCGGCACTCGACGGAGATCGGGCTGCTGGCGCTGGCGATGACGCCGGTGATTCTAACAGGCGGGATTGATCTCTCGGTGGGATCGATGATGGGACTGTGCGCGGTGTGCTTCGGCATGCTGGTGAAGGATGCGGCGCTCTCGCCGGTGGTGGCTGGGGCGATCTCGATCCTGATCGGGGCAATGGGTGGCGGGGTGAATGCCTTCCTGATCGCGCGGCTGAAGCTGCCGCCGCTGATCGTGACGCTGGGGACCTTCTCGCTGTTCCGTGGGTTGGCGGAAGCGCTGACGAAGGGATCGAGATCTTATTCGGGTTTTCCTGACTCATTCTTGGCCTTGGGCAATTCTTCGGTGGCGGGTTTGCCGGCGCAGGTGTGGATCTTCCTGCTGGTCGCGGTGGGGATCTACCTGCTGGTGCATCACACCAGCTTCGGGCGCTCGTTCCGGGCGATCGGGTATTCGCCGGAGGGATCGCGCTATGCGGGGTTGCCGGTGGGGCGAAACGTCAGCCTGGCCTATGTGTTGGCCGGGGCAATCGCGGGACTGGCGGCGGTGATCTTCGTGGCGCGGCTGGGTGAGGCGCGGGCGAATGCGGGAATCGGCTACGAGCTGCTGGCAATCACGGCAGTGGTGCTGGGCGGCACGAGCATCTTCGGCGGCTCCGGCTCGGTGATCGGCACGCTGCTGGGCTATGTGGTGATCGCGGTACTACAGAACGGGCTGAAGCGGATCACCAGCATCGAGATCTTCGACCGGCCGATCTCGAACATCTCCGCGGAGCTCTCCGGAATGCTGACGGGGCTGCTGCTGATTGTGGCGCTGGCGGTGAACCCGCTCGCAAGAATCCTCGCCACGCGGCGTTCCCGCAGACAGGCTATTCTCAAACCTTAG
- a CDS encoding ABC transporter permease: protein MIGKYSRELTVAVALVLLFVALAVCAPNFFDGQPLLSRFTAQMPALVAAIGITLVIITRQIDISIGAQFSMCAVVAGVVAGAGMPLPVAMLAAVGTGVVMGAFNGLLVAGLGLPSIVVTLATMVTWNELLRLWQQGRLMPLPSGVQWFGMSQAGGQGIVICCSLVLLVFFAWAMRNLALGRYVYATGTDAEAARLAGINPRWMTFGVFTLSGALAGIAAVLNMVQSPQVQPSAGEGLELKVIAAAVVGGVAITGGRGNLIGVLLGLMLLVNVNPALTHFHQPPYWERAIQGLVILLAVVFDGLRRSKK, encoded by the coding sequence ATGATCGGGAAGTATTCGCGCGAGCTGACGGTGGCAGTGGCGCTGGTGCTGCTATTCGTGGCGCTGGCGGTGTGTGCGCCGAATTTCTTCGACGGGCAGCCGCTGCTGTCGCGCTTCACGGCGCAGATGCCGGCGCTGGTGGCGGCGATCGGGATCACGCTGGTGATCATCACGCGGCAGATCGACATTTCGATCGGGGCGCAATTCAGCATGTGCGCGGTGGTCGCGGGGGTCGTGGCGGGAGCGGGGATGCCGCTACCGGTGGCGATGCTGGCGGCGGTGGGCACGGGTGTGGTGATGGGTGCTTTCAACGGCCTGCTCGTAGCGGGGCTCGGGCTGCCGAGCATCGTGGTGACGCTGGCGACGATGGTGACTTGGAACGAACTGCTGCGGCTATGGCAGCAAGGACGGCTGATGCCGCTGCCGAGCGGGGTGCAGTGGTTCGGGATGAGCCAGGCGGGCGGGCAAGGTATCGTGATCTGCTGCTCGCTGGTGCTGCTGGTGTTCTTCGCGTGGGCGATGCGGAACTTGGCGCTGGGGCGCTACGTGTATGCGACCGGCACGGATGCGGAAGCGGCGCGACTGGCGGGAATAAATCCGCGCTGGATGACCTTCGGCGTCTTCACGCTGAGTGGTGCGCTGGCGGGAATCGCCGCGGTGCTGAACATGGTGCAATCGCCGCAGGTGCAGCCGAGCGCGGGCGAGGGTCTGGAGCTGAAGGTGATCGCGGCGGCGGTGGTGGGCGGAGTGGCGATCACGGGAGGCCGAGGCAATTTGATCGGTGTGCTGCTGGGCCTGATGCTGCTGGTGAACGTGAACCCGGCGCTGACGCATTTCCATCAACCGCCCTACTGGGAGCGGGCAATCCAAGGTCTCGTAATCCTTCTGGCCGTGGTCTTCGACGGACTGCGCCGGAGCAAGAAGTGA
- a CDS encoding sugar ABC transporter ATP-binding protein, with protein MKTLLQLSDVRKSFGAVRALKGVSFDLLEGEVHALLGENGAGKSTLIKVITGAHAPDEGVLKVGEETLSALTPAHARALGIACIYQQPALFPDLSVAENIGLRLKKPKAFSIVSRGEQRRKALELLKRVGAEIPPDKEVRELSMPEQQLVEIACALGSGAKIVIMDEPTASLTQKEQHLLFGVVRDLRASGVGVVYISHRLEEIFALADRVTVLRDGESVGTHAVKDLNEAAMIKLMVGREVATLYPPAEGEPGATVLSVKELCCKESGVRDVSLEVRAGEIVGMAGLVGAGRTELARILFGITPADGGEILLEGRPVRIGSPREAIAQGIAYVPEDRRRHGVILEMPIAHNISMAVHPVLFRGSWLRGKAETDLAKKFIADLGIKAYGPEAPGGSLSGGNQQKVSVSRWLATKPKLLILDEPTQGVDVGAKSEIHRIIRELAKEGLAVLMISSDLPEVLGMSDRIAVMREGTLAAVLPGGSDADTVMAAALGQRGKEVA; from the coding sequence TTGAAAACCCTGCTCCAACTTTCCGATGTCCGGAAGTCCTTCGGTGCCGTGCGCGCACTGAAGGGTGTTTCGTTCGACCTTTTGGAGGGAGAGGTACACGCCCTACTGGGCGAGAACGGCGCGGGTAAATCGACGCTGATCAAAGTGATCACCGGGGCGCATGCGCCGGATGAGGGCGTGCTGAAGGTGGGCGAGGAGACGCTGTCCGCATTGACGCCTGCCCATGCGCGGGCGCTGGGGATCGCGTGTATCTATCAGCAGCCGGCGCTGTTTCCGGATCTGAGCGTGGCGGAGAACATCGGGCTGCGGCTGAAGAAGCCGAAGGCCTTCTCAATCGTGAGCAGGGGCGAGCAGCGGCGGAAGGCGCTGGAGCTGCTGAAGCGGGTGGGTGCGGAGATTCCGCCGGACAAGGAGGTGCGCGAGCTCTCGATGCCGGAGCAGCAACTGGTGGAGATCGCGTGCGCGCTGGGATCGGGTGCGAAGATCGTGATCATGGACGAGCCGACGGCATCCCTGACCCAGAAGGAGCAGCACTTGCTCTTCGGCGTGGTGAGGGACCTGCGGGCGAGCGGTGTGGGCGTGGTGTATATTTCGCACCGGCTGGAAGAGATCTTCGCGCTGGCGGACCGGGTGACGGTGCTGCGGGATGGCGAGAGCGTGGGCACGCACGCGGTGAAGGATTTGAACGAGGCGGCGATGATCAAGCTGATGGTCGGTCGCGAGGTGGCGACGCTGTATCCGCCTGCGGAGGGCGAGCCGGGAGCGACGGTGCTGTCGGTGAAGGAGCTTTGCTGCAAGGAGAGCGGGGTGCGGGATGTGTCGCTGGAGGTGCGGGCGGGAGAGATCGTGGGGATGGCGGGGCTGGTGGGCGCCGGGCGCACGGAGCTGGCGCGGATCCTCTTCGGGATCACGCCGGCGGATGGCGGGGAGATTTTGTTAGAGGGCAGGCCGGTGAGGATCGGTTCGCCGCGGGAGGCGATTGCGCAAGGGATCGCGTATGTGCCGGAGGACCGGCGGCGTCACGGGGTGATTCTGGAGATGCCAATCGCGCACAATATTTCGATGGCGGTGCATCCGGTGCTGTTCCGCGGGAGCTGGCTGCGCGGGAAGGCCGAGACGGATCTGGCGAAGAAGTTCATCGCGGACCTGGGAATCAAGGCCTATGGGCCGGAGGCTCCGGGTGGTAGCCTGAGCGGCGGGAACCAGCAGAAGGTGAGCGTTTCCCGCTGGCTGGCGACGAAGCCGAAGTTGCTGATCCTGGACGAGCCGACGCAGGGTGTGGATGTGGGCGCAAAGAGCGAGATCCACCGGATCATCCGCGAGCTGGCGAAGGAGGGACTGGCGGTGCTGATGATCTCAAGCGATCTGCCGGAGGTGCTGGGGATGAGCGACCGGATCGCGGTGATGCGGGAAGGTACGCTGGCTGCCGTACTTCCGGGCGGGAGCGATGCGGATACGGTGATGGCGGCGGCGCTGGGGCAGCGCGGGAAGGAGGTCGCATGA
- a CDS encoding TIM barrel protein, producing MSPVSDTVFRALESFRIETPSWGYADTGTRFGKFHQPAAAIDLNDKLADAAHVHRLTACCPTVATHVLWDFAPGTEASVVAAKAAELGIKIGSINPNLFQDQLYKLGSVGSPFETARDQALAHILDCIEIGKATESRAVSLWFADGTNYPGQDSIRARKQRFEAALKEAHARLSPEQILLVEYKPFEPAFYQTDLADWGMSFLTAKKAGPQAKVLVDTGHHYLSQNIEQIVAWLLDEEMLGGFHFNDRKYADDDLTLGSIDPYQIFRIFHEIHSYAADHGGKYPEIEYMIDQSHNLKPKIEAMIQTVCTAQELYAKAALVDHAALQQAQRKGNIVDAESCLKKAFNTDVTEAIAEWRKSKGLDADPLAAHRASGYAEKAAAERSKRRQELGIATEHSYA from the coding sequence ATGTCTCCCGTTTCAGACACCGTTTTCCGGGCGCTCGAGTCGTTCCGTATCGAGACCCCGTCGTGGGGCTATGCGGACACGGGGACCCGCTTCGGAAAGTTCCATCAGCCGGCGGCGGCGATCGATCTGAACGACAAGTTGGCGGATGCGGCGCATGTGCACCGGCTGACGGCCTGCTGCCCGACGGTGGCGACGCACGTGCTGTGGGACTTCGCGCCGGGGACGGAGGCGAGTGTGGTGGCGGCGAAGGCGGCGGAGCTGGGGATCAAGATCGGCTCGATCAATCCGAACCTTTTCCAAGACCAGCTCTACAAGCTGGGGTCCGTGGGGAGCCCCTTCGAGACGGCGCGGGATCAGGCGCTGGCGCATATCCTAGACTGCATCGAGATCGGGAAGGCGACGGAGAGTCGGGCGGTTTCGCTGTGGTTCGCGGACGGCACGAACTATCCGGGGCAGGACAGCATCCGGGCGCGGAAGCAGCGATTCGAGGCGGCACTGAAGGAGGCGCATGCGCGGCTGTCCCCGGAGCAGATCCTGCTGGTGGAGTACAAGCCCTTCGAGCCGGCCTTTTATCAGACAGACTTGGCCGACTGGGGGATGTCCTTCCTGACGGCGAAGAAGGCAGGGCCACAGGCGAAGGTGCTGGTGGATACGGGGCATCACTATCTCTCGCAGAACATCGAGCAGATCGTGGCTTGGCTGCTGGACGAGGAAATGCTGGGCGGCTTCCACTTCAACGATCGCAAGTATGCGGACGACGACCTGACCCTCGGCTCGATCGATCCCTATCAGATTTTCCGGATCTTCCACGAGATCCACAGCTACGCGGCAGATCACGGCGGGAAGTATCCGGAGATCGAATACATGATCGACCAATCGCACAACCTGAAGCCGAAGATCGAGGCGATGATCCAGACGGTGTGCACGGCGCAGGAGCTGTACGCGAAGGCGGCACTGGTGGATCACGCGGCGCTGCAGCAGGCGCAGCGGAAGGGCAACATCGTGGATGCGGAGAGCTGCCTGAAGAAGGCCTTCAACACGGATGTGACGGAAGCGATCGCGGAGTGGCGGAAGTCGAAGGGCCTCGACGCGGATCCGCTGGCGGCGCACCGGGCTTCCGGTTACGCGGAGAAGGCGGCGGCGGAACGCTCGAAGCGACGGCAGGAACTTGGCATCGCAACGGAGCATAGCTATGCGTGA
- a CDS encoding C40 family peptidase — translation MTARVFLLLLLPLTGAETGEVRPGAIAKEDLKEYDSLTGQRKKIVDEALELAARDTWIKYVFGSADPASGGLDCSGSAYFVLQEAGIQPPRSSAAQFTWVKEAGDLTEVPAGTTTLSSEVFAKLKPGDLLFWSGTYEPKDGREVPVSHVQIFLGHEKASGKPVMAGASEGRTYRDTKRAGYGVFDFKLPRAGSKGVFLGYGLPE, via the coding sequence ATGACTGCTCGTGTCTTTCTACTGCTGCTGCTCCCGCTGACGGGGGCGGAAACAGGCGAGGTGCGGCCCGGCGCGATCGCGAAAGAGGATCTGAAGGAATACGATTCGCTGACAGGCCAGCGGAAGAAGATCGTGGACGAGGCGCTGGAGCTGGCGGCCCGGGATACGTGGATCAAGTATGTCTTCGGCAGTGCGGATCCGGCGAGCGGAGGGCTGGATTGCTCGGGGTCGGCTTATTTCGTGCTGCAGGAGGCGGGAATCCAGCCGCCGCGGAGCTCAGCGGCGCAGTTTACCTGGGTGAAGGAGGCGGGAGATCTGACGGAGGTGCCAGCGGGGACGACGACGCTGAGCTCGGAGGTCTTCGCGAAGCTGAAGCCGGGGGACCTGCTCTTCTGGTCCGGTACCTATGAGCCGAAGGATGGACGCGAGGTGCCGGTCTCCCACGTGCAGATTTTCCTAGGACATGAGAAAGCGAGCGGGAAGCCGGTGATGGCGGGGGCGAGCGAGGGCCGGACTTATCGCGATACGAAGCGGGCGGGCTACGGGGTGTTTGATTTCAAGCTTCCGAGAGCAGGATCCAAGGGGGTATTCTTGGGCTATGGATTGCCGGAATAG
- a CDS encoding S9 family peptidase — protein MKARPVLLFLLSLAAARADHGNLASFNELTGRWYGVAKTPVLNETVEVSWAPDGSVLLFAVDTAEGKRLMKLDPARGQSEAAVPGSPAFKEFRAGEKGGIFLRVEEGWRKVEGEKLNEAEPPEGPPRRDERRRRGPRPAESRQHVSWQSPDGRWEVALREGAVLLKDTKEGKERELAKNDDGGEFRGEPVWAPDSSRFAMWKEKDVEERIVHYIESSPKDQLQPKHFTREYPKPGDTIDTRAPWVFSTTGEEPIATDAGLIANPFECRELGWRQDSRRLTFEYIERGFGKHNIIEIDSTERKQRVLVREESDTFVFVYGNAFRRELNDGEEILWMSERDGWKHLYLLDGRDGSTRRQLTKGEWVVREVEQVDEKNREVLLKISGCYKEQDPYYIHYARVSIDTGKLVPLTEANGTHDRFERSPDGKYYVCRWSRVNQAPVTELRRWEDGKLVTELAKADDAKLRATGWPIAEPFVAKDREGKFDIHGIICRPPDFDPAKKYPVIENIYAGPQDSFVPKGWNPWMMPKHEIAVHGFIVVQIDGRGTANRSREFHHFCYKNLKDAGFPDRMAWMKAAAAKYPQMDLERVGILGGSAGGQNALGAMLFHGDFYKAAVADCGCHDNRMDKIWWNEQWMDWPIGPEYADNSNVTHAKNLKGALLLTVGEVDTNVDPSSTYQVINALIAADKDFEFLPMTGRNHGSGEERYAQRRRVDFFKAHLGGER, from the coding sequence ATGAAAGCACGTCCAGTTCTCCTCTTCCTGCTGTCACTTGCGGCGGCGCGGGCCGACCACGGCAACCTGGCCTCCTTCAACGAGCTGACGGGCCGTTGGTACGGGGTGGCGAAAACACCGGTGCTGAACGAGACGGTGGAGGTATCGTGGGCACCGGATGGATCGGTGCTGCTCTTCGCGGTCGATACCGCAGAAGGGAAACGGCTGATGAAGCTGGATCCGGCACGGGGGCAGAGCGAGGCGGCGGTGCCGGGGAGCCCGGCTTTCAAGGAATTCCGCGCCGGGGAGAAGGGCGGGATCTTCCTGCGGGTGGAAGAAGGATGGCGCAAGGTCGAGGGCGAGAAGCTGAACGAGGCCGAGCCACCGGAAGGACCGCCGCGGCGCGATGAGCGGAGGCGGCGGGGCCCGCGGCCAGCAGAGAGCCGCCAACACGTCTCCTGGCAATCGCCGGACGGTCGCTGGGAGGTGGCGCTGCGCGAGGGCGCGGTACTGCTGAAGGACACGAAGGAAGGCAAGGAGCGGGAGCTGGCGAAGAACGACGATGGCGGCGAATTCCGTGGCGAGCCGGTGTGGGCGCCGGATTCCTCACGCTTCGCGATGTGGAAGGAGAAGGATGTGGAAGAGCGGATCGTGCACTACATCGAGTCCTCTCCGAAGGACCAGCTGCAGCCGAAGCACTTCACGCGGGAGTATCCGAAGCCGGGCGACACGATCGATACGCGGGCACCGTGGGTTTTCTCGACGACGGGTGAGGAGCCGATCGCGACGGATGCTGGGCTGATCGCGAATCCCTTCGAGTGCCGGGAGCTGGGATGGCGGCAAGATTCGCGGCGGCTGACCTTCGAGTACATCGAGCGCGGCTTCGGGAAGCACAACATCATCGAGATCGACAGCACGGAGCGGAAGCAGCGGGTGCTGGTGCGGGAGGAGAGCGATACCTTCGTGTTCGTGTACGGGAACGCCTTCCGGCGCGAACTGAACGATGGCGAGGAGATCCTGTGGATGTCCGAGCGGGACGGGTGGAAGCATCTCTATCTGCTGGACGGTCGCGATGGCTCGACGCGGCGGCAGCTGACGAAGGGCGAATGGGTGGTGCGCGAGGTGGAGCAGGTGGACGAGAAGAACCGCGAGGTGCTGCTGAAGATCTCCGGCTGCTACAAGGAGCAGGACCCCTACTACATCCACTACGCGCGGGTCTCGATCGATACGGGGAAGCTGGTGCCGCTGACGGAAGCGAACGGGACGCACGACCGTTTCGAGCGCTCACCGGACGGGAAGTACTATGTGTGTCGTTGGTCGCGGGTGAATCAAGCGCCGGTGACGGAACTGCGGCGCTGGGAGGACGGCAAGCTGGTGACGGAGCTGGCGAAGGCCGACGATGCGAAGCTTCGCGCAACGGGATGGCCGATCGCGGAGCCTTTCGTGGCGAAGGATCGCGAGGGAAAGTTCGACATCCACGGGATCATCTGCCGGCCGCCGGACTTCGACCCGGCGAAGAAGTATCCGGTGATCGAGAACATCTATGCGGGGCCGCAGGATTCCTTCGTGCCGAAGGGCTGGAATCCCTGGATGATGCCGAAGCACGAGATCGCGGTGCACGGCTTCATCGTGGTGCAGATCGACGGACGCGGGACGGCGAACCGTTCGCGGGAGTTCCACCACTTCTGCTACAAGAACCTGAAGGATGCGGGCTTCCCGGACCGGATGGCGTGGATGAAGGCGGCGGCGGCGAAGTATCCGCAGATGGATCTGGAGCGGGTGGGAATCTTGGGTGGGTCGGCCGGCGGACAGAACGCGCTGGGGGCGATGCTCTTCCACGGCGATTTCTACAAAGCGGCGGTGGCGGACTGCGGCTGCCACGACAACCGGATGGACAAGATCTGGTGGAACGAGCAGTGGATGGATTGGCCGATCGGACCTGAGTATGCTGACAACTCGAACGTGACACATGCGAAGAACCTGAAGGGCGCGCTGCTGCTCACCGTGGGCGAGGTGGACACGAACGTGGACCCCTCATCGACGTACCAAGTGATCAACGCGCTGATCGCGGCGGACAAGGACTTCGAATTCCTGCCGATGACGGGGAGGAATCATGGGTCCGGGGAGGAGAGGTACGCGCAGCGGAGACGGGTTGATTTCTTCAAGGCGCATCTGGGCGGAGAGAGGTGA